In a single window of the Pedococcus dokdonensis genome:
- a CDS encoding SDR family NAD(P)-dependent oxidoreductase, with protein sequence MRKAFEPKVSIVTGAASGIGRAIAAELVARGSRVVVADLDADGATRAAAELGPLASAATLDVADAAAVTALVQRVTAEHGRLDVMVNNAGIAIGGLLEELDERHWDKALAVNLRGVINGVTAAYEVMRAQGSGHILNTASLAGLIPAPAMLPYTTTKHAVVGLSTALRAEAASQGVRVSVLCPGFVDTPLLDDVYAAPASFGGSSVRARVRLLQPRFLTPEQTAKRAVDGLAANKAVIPVGFLAHLTWRTLRYAPPVARAMIQGQATGHRRLNERAARRAASR encoded by the coding sequence ATGCGCAAGGCATTTGAGCCCAAGGTCTCGATCGTCACCGGGGCCGCCTCCGGGATCGGCCGGGCGATCGCCGCCGAGCTGGTCGCCCGCGGCAGCCGGGTCGTGGTGGCCGACCTCGATGCCGATGGCGCGACCCGCGCCGCCGCGGAGCTGGGTCCACTCGCCAGCGCGGCCACCCTCGACGTCGCGGACGCCGCGGCCGTGACCGCCCTGGTCCAGCGCGTCACCGCGGAGCACGGTCGCCTCGACGTGATGGTCAACAACGCCGGCATCGCCATCGGCGGACTCCTGGAGGAGCTCGACGAGCGGCACTGGGACAAGGCGCTCGCCGTGAACCTGCGTGGCGTCATCAACGGGGTCACGGCGGCCTACGAGGTGATGCGCGCCCAGGGGAGCGGGCACATCCTCAACACCGCTTCGCTCGCCGGGCTGATCCCGGCCCCGGCGATGCTGCCCTACACGACCACCAAGCACGCCGTCGTCGGCCTGTCGACGGCGCTGCGGGCCGAGGCGGCCAGCCAGGGCGTGCGGGTCAGCGTGCTGTGCCCCGGCTTCGTCGACACCCCGCTGCTCGACGACGTGTATGCCGCGCCGGCCAGCTTCGGGGGGAGCAGCGTCCGGGCCCGGGTCCGGCTGCTGCAGCCCAGGTTCCTCACCCCGGAACAGACCGCGAAGCGGGCGGTGGACGGCCTTGCCGCCAACAAGGCGGTCATCCCGGTCGGGTTCCTTGCGCACCTGACCTGGCGGACGTTGCGCTACGCGCCTCCGGTGGCTCGGGCGATGATCCAGGGGCAGGCCACCGGCCACCGCCGCCTGAACGAGCGTGCCGCCCGGCGGGCCGCCAGCCGCTGA
- a CDS encoding flavin-containing monooxygenase, whose translation MATPHHRVAIVGTGFSGLGMAIRLAQRGDTDYVVLEKADEVGGTWRDNRYPGCACDVPSRLYSFSFAQFPRWSRDYASAGEIWSYLRAVADRYAVRDRIEFGADLRAAEFDEQTGRWTLTVADGRQWTCDALVLGAGALHEPRLPEIEGLSSFAGTLAHTAQWPEGTDLTGQRVGVVGTGASAVQLVPAVAPVAAHTTVFQRTAAWTMSKRDEEWSPARQRLFARWPAVQRLVRWRTYWSLEARAPLFVRFPGLARLVERIALRELAAAVPDPVTRAALTPHYRIGCKRILLSDDYWPSFARSDVSLVTDSIVRVEPDAVVTADGTRHEVDVLVLGTGFDVSGSLDRIEVRGLDGRTLADAWSHGMHTHLGITVAGFPELYLLLGPNTGLGHNSVVTMIEFATDYVLKAIDRGRGGPRVTTQSAQDAFTREMLRRSRHTIWTTGCRSWYLDRFGHNTALWPGSTVAYWARTRRVDESSFETVGTHSRAKESIDAQGI comes from the coding sequence ATGGCGACACCTCACCACCGGGTGGCCATCGTCGGCACCGGGTTCTCCGGGCTCGGCATGGCGATCCGGCTGGCCCAGCGCGGCGACACCGACTACGTCGTGCTCGAGAAGGCCGACGAGGTGGGCGGCACCTGGCGCGACAACCGCTACCCCGGCTGCGCCTGCGACGTCCCGTCGCGCCTCTACTCCTTCTCCTTCGCGCAGTTCCCGCGGTGGTCCCGCGACTACGCCAGCGCCGGCGAGATCTGGTCCTACCTGCGCGCCGTCGCCGACCGGTATGCCGTGCGCGACCGGATCGAGTTCGGCGCCGACCTGCGGGCGGCCGAGTTCGACGAGCAGACCGGCCGGTGGACCCTGACCGTGGCCGACGGCCGGCAGTGGACCTGCGACGCCCTGGTCCTCGGCGCCGGCGCCCTGCACGAACCCAGGCTGCCCGAGATCGAGGGCCTGTCGTCGTTCGCCGGCACGCTCGCGCACACCGCGCAGTGGCCCGAGGGCACCGACCTGACCGGGCAACGGGTCGGCGTGGTGGGCACGGGTGCCAGCGCGGTGCAGCTGGTGCCGGCGGTCGCGCCGGTCGCCGCCCACACCACGGTCTTCCAGCGCACCGCGGCGTGGACGATGAGCAAGCGCGACGAGGAGTGGAGCCCGGCGCGCCAGCGGCTGTTCGCCCGCTGGCCGGCCGTCCAGCGGCTGGTGCGGTGGCGCACCTACTGGTCGCTGGAGGCCAGGGCCCCGCTCTTCGTGCGGTTCCCCGGCCTGGCCCGGCTGGTGGAGCGGATCGCGTTGCGCGAGCTGGCCGCCGCCGTGCCCGACCCGGTCACCCGGGCCGCCCTGACCCCGCACTACCGGATCGGCTGCAAGCGCATCCTGCTGTCCGACGACTACTGGCCGAGCTTCGCGCGGTCGGACGTCAGCCTCGTGACCGACTCCATCGTGCGGGTCGAGCCCGACGCGGTCGTCACCGCCGACGGCACCCGCCACGAGGTCGACGTGCTGGTCCTCGGCACCGGCTTCGACGTCAGCGGCAGCCTCGACCGCATCGAGGTCCGGGGCCTCGACGGCCGCACCCTGGCCGACGCGTGGAGCCACGGGATGCACACCCACCTCGGCATCACCGTCGCCGGCTTCCCCGAGCTCTACCTGCTGCTGGGACCCAACACCGGGCTCGGCCACAACAGCGTCGTGACCATGATCGAGTTCGCGACCGACTACGTGCTCAAGGCGATCGACCGTGGGCGCGGTGGTCCCCGCGTCACCACCCAGAGCGCCCAGGACGCCTTCACCCGCGAGATGCTGCGGCGGTCACGACACACGATCTGGACCACCGGGTGTCGCAGCTGGTACCTCGACCGGTTCGGCCACAACACCGCGCTGTGGCCGGGATCGACGGTCGCCTACTGGGCCCGCACCCGCCGGGTCGACGAGTCCTCCTTCGAGACGGTCGGCACCCATTCGAGAGCGAAGGAATCCATTGATGCGCAAGGCATTTGA
- a CDS encoding TetR/AcrR family transcriptional regulator has product MSPTRSAPSAAATAPASAPRHRVRMPRAQREEQILRIAEEVFAERGFQATTMEDIAELVGVTKPLIYEYFGSKEGLLSACITRARTQLRVATEAAWQATGEDAPLEEVFRAGVRAFFEFIDEHANAFVLIQQEGAVASQASPLIESIREQQSAATMATFRQAPALAAVPDELLEGYVEVIIGACERVAVWRTRRRGVSTQQATDVVVSTVWSGLDALLPRR; this is encoded by the coding sequence GTGTCACCCACTCGCTCCGCCCCCTCCGCAGCCGCCACTGCCCCTGCCTCCGCACCCAGGCACCGGGTGCGGATGCCGCGCGCCCAGCGCGAGGAGCAGATCCTGCGGATCGCCGAGGAGGTGTTCGCCGAGCGCGGGTTCCAGGCGACCACGATGGAGGACATCGCCGAGCTGGTCGGCGTCACCAAGCCGCTGATCTACGAGTACTTCGGCTCCAAGGAAGGCCTGCTGTCGGCCTGCATCACCCGCGCCCGGACCCAGCTGCGGGTGGCGACCGAGGCGGCCTGGCAGGCCACCGGGGAGGACGCGCCGCTCGAGGAGGTCTTCCGGGCGGGGGTGCGGGCCTTCTTCGAGTTCATCGACGAGCACGCCAACGCCTTCGTGCTCATCCAGCAGGAGGGCGCGGTCGCCTCGCAGGCCAGCCCGCTCATCGAGAGCATCAGGGAACAGCAGTCGGCGGCCACGATGGCGACCTTCCGGCAGGCGCCGGCGCTCGCCGCGGTGCCCGACGAGCTGCTCGAGGGCTACGTCGAGGTGATCATCGGCGCGTGCGAGCGGGTCGCGGTCTGGCGCACGCGACGGCGGGGGGTCAGCACCCAGCAGGCGACCGACGTCGTCGTGTCGACCGTGTGGTCGGGGCTCGACGCCCTGCTCCCCCGCCGCTGA
- a CDS encoding Ppx/GppA phosphatase family protein yields the protein MSGPTRVGAVDCGTNSIRLLVADVDPERGTLVDVLRRMEVVRLGYGVDRTGRIDPGAMQRTLAMAAEYAGQCRELGVSGVRFVATSASRDASNADEFVAGVRTAFGHYGTAPEVISGDEEAALSFTGATGELRAHDIPGPYLVVDLGGGSTEFVRGTDSVEAARSVDVGCVRMTERHLRSDPPTDAEVAAAVGDIEAAIDLAAERVDFTGVGALVGLAGSVTTITAHALRLPAYDPERIHLTELDPETVLAACQSLLHLTRAERAALGFMHPGRVDVIGAGALVWHQVVQRLAGLGVERVVTSEHDILDGIALSVAGRP from the coding sequence ATGAGCGGCCCGACCCGAGTGGGCGCCGTCGACTGCGGCACCAACTCGATCCGCCTCCTGGTCGCCGACGTCGACCCCGAGCGGGGCACCCTCGTCGACGTCCTGCGACGGATGGAGGTCGTGCGGCTCGGCTACGGCGTCGACCGCACCGGTCGGATCGACCCCGGAGCCATGCAGCGCACCCTGGCCATGGCGGCGGAGTATGCCGGGCAGTGCCGTGAGCTGGGCGTGTCCGGCGTGCGCTTCGTCGCCACCTCCGCGTCGCGCGACGCGTCGAACGCCGACGAGTTCGTCGCCGGGGTGCGCACCGCCTTCGGCCACTACGGGACAGCCCCCGAGGTGATCTCCGGTGACGAGGAAGCCGCCCTGTCGTTCACGGGCGCCACCGGCGAGCTGCGGGCGCACGACATACCCGGTCCCTATCTGGTGGTGGACCTCGGCGGTGGCTCGACCGAGTTCGTCCGTGGCACCGACAGCGTCGAGGCGGCGCGCTCGGTCGACGTCGGGTGCGTGCGGATGACCGAGCGGCACCTGCGCTCCGACCCGCCCACGGATGCCGAGGTGGCCGCGGCCGTCGGCGACATCGAGGCCGCGATCGACCTCGCGGCCGAGCGGGTCGACTTCACCGGTGTCGGGGCGCTGGTCGGGCTGGCCGGCAGCGTCACGACGATCACGGCGCACGCCCTCCGGCTGCCCGCCTACGACCCGGAACGGATCCACCTCACCGAGCTCGACCCCGAGACAGTCCTGGCGGCGTGCCAGTCCCTGCTGCACCTCACCCGGGCCGAGCGGGCGGCCTTGGGGTTCATGCACCCGGGTCGCGTCGACGTGATCGGGGCGGGGGCCCTCGTCTGGCACCAGGTGGTGCAGCGGCTGGCCGGGCTCGGTGTCGAGCGGGTGGTCACGAGCGAGCACGACATCCTCGACGGGATCGCGCTCTCCGTCGCCGGTCGCCCCTGA
- a CDS encoding DUF501 domain-containing protein: MTDRPDPGTDQPTQADLDAVHAQLGRVPRGVAAVAHRCACGQPDVLRTEPRLPDGTPFPTTFYATCPKLTGAISTLESTGLMREMSDRLADDPELAAAYAAAHDDYLARRGELGQVDEIDGISAGGMPTRVKCLHVLVAHSLAVGPGVNPLGDEALAMLDDWWAAGSCVPTATFGATPASS, from the coding sequence GTGACCGACCGACCGGACCCCGGGACCGACCAGCCGACGCAGGCCGACCTCGACGCCGTGCACGCCCAGCTGGGTCGGGTGCCGCGTGGTGTCGCCGCCGTCGCGCACCGCTGTGCGTGCGGCCAGCCCGACGTGCTCCGCACCGAGCCGCGGCTGCCCGACGGCACGCCGTTCCCGACCACCTTCTACGCGACGTGTCCTAAGCTCACCGGGGCGATCTCGACGCTCGAGTCCACCGGTCTGATGCGGGAGATGAGCGACCGGCTCGCCGACGACCCCGAGCTGGCGGCCGCCTACGCCGCGGCCCACGACGACTACCTCGCGAGGCGCGGCGAGCTCGGTCAGGTCGACGAGATCGACGGGATCTCGGCCGGTGGCATGCCGACCCGCGTCAAGTGCCTCCACGTCCTCGTCGCCCACTCGCTCGCGGTCGGCCCGGGCGTCAACCCGCTGGGTGACGAGGCGCTGGCGATGCTCGACGACTGGTGGGCGGCCGGCTCGTGCGTGCCCACCGCCACCTTCGGCGCTACCCCCGCGAGCAGCTGA
- a CDS encoding septum formation initiator family protein, which produces MADHGHGADGRDEPGRSSDAPRKAPPRNASPRPGTARSGSARSAGPRSGGARAASARPGAGPGRSRATASGAARKVAGSPVPPERRSSRGVMRVVVLASIFVLLAVTLVPTLRSYLRQQGEIDALRGQVSEQRKGVTELQKEQARWNDDAYVMQQARERLKFVKVGEKSYTVIDGKPSTKTLPGVATAPAASSDHPWYGQLWESVQVADAGPGANETPGATTGSSPGTSSK; this is translated from the coding sequence ATGGCCGACCACGGGCACGGTGCGGACGGGCGGGACGAGCCCGGCCGCAGCTCGGACGCGCCCCGGAAGGCCCCGCCGCGCAATGCATCGCCGCGTCCCGGCACCGCCCGGAGCGGCAGTGCCCGCAGTGCCGGCCCCCGCAGTGGCGGCGCCCGTGCCGCCTCGGCTCGTCCCGGGGCCGGACCCGGTCGGTCGCGCGCCACGGCGTCGGGCGCGGCCCGCAAGGTGGCCGGTTCGCCGGTCCCACCCGAGCGGCGCAGCTCGCGCGGCGTGATGCGGGTGGTCGTGCTCGCGTCGATCTTCGTGCTGCTGGCCGTGACCCTCGTGCCCACGCTGCGCTCCTACCTGCGCCAGCAGGGGGAGATCGACGCCCTGCGTGGCCAGGTGAGCGAGCAGCGCAAGGGCGTCACCGAGCTCCAGAAGGAGCAGGCCCGCTGGAACGACGACGCCTACGTCATGCAGCAGGCCCGGGAGCGGCTCAAGTTCGTCAAGGTCGGTGAGAAGAGCTACACGGTCATCGACGGCAAGCCCTCGACCAAGACCCTTCCCGGCGTGGCCACGGCGCCGGCCGCCTCCAGCGACCACCCGTGGTACGGCCAGCTCTGGGAGTCGGTGCAGGTCGCCGATGCCGGCCCCGGCGCGAACGAGACGCCCGGCGCGACCACCGGCAGCTCCCCGGGCACCTCGTCCAAGTGA
- the eno gene encoding phosphopyruvate hydratase, which translates to MASIEAVGAREILDSRGNPTVEVEVALDDGTIARAAVPSGASTGAFEAVERRDGDKHRYLGKGVEQAVDAVLDEINPRLVGYEASEQRLVDGVMLGLDGTDNKGKLGANAILGVSLAVAKAAAESAGLPLFRYLGGPNAHVLPVPMMNILNGGSHADSNVDVQEFMIAPIGAATFREALRWGAEVYHALKGVLKERGLATGLGDEGGFAPNLESNRAALDLILEAIDKAGYQAGTQIALALDVAASEFHNDDDGTYQFEGVRKTSAEMVDYYADLVDSYPLVSIEDPLNEEDWDGWKAMTDRLGDRVQLVGDDLFVTNPVRLQRGIETGTANALLVKVNQIGSLTETLDAVDLAHRSGYRCMMSHRSGETEDVTIADLAVATNCGQIKTGAPARSERVAKYNQLLRIEEELDDAAVYAGAAAFPRFAAGA; encoded by the coding sequence GTGGCCAGCATTGAGGCAGTAGGCGCCCGCGAGATCCTCGACTCGCGCGGCAACCCCACGGTCGAGGTCGAGGTGGCCCTCGACGACGGCACGATCGCCCGCGCGGCGGTCCCCTCCGGCGCCTCGACCGGTGCCTTCGAGGCCGTCGAGCGCAGGGACGGCGACAAGCATCGCTACCTCGGCAAGGGTGTCGAGCAGGCAGTCGACGCGGTGCTCGACGAGATCAACCCCAGGCTGGTCGGCTACGAGGCCAGCGAGCAGCGCCTCGTCGACGGCGTGATGCTGGGCCTCGACGGCACCGACAACAAGGGCAAGCTGGGCGCCAACGCGATCCTCGGCGTCTCGCTCGCCGTGGCCAAGGCCGCCGCCGAGTCGGCCGGGCTGCCGCTGTTCCGCTACCTCGGTGGCCCCAACGCGCACGTGCTGCCGGTGCCGATGATGAACATCCTCAACGGTGGCAGCCACGCCGACTCCAACGTCGACGTCCAGGAGTTCATGATCGCGCCGATCGGTGCCGCGACCTTCCGCGAGGCATTGCGCTGGGGCGCCGAGGTCTACCACGCGCTCAAGGGCGTGCTCAAGGAGCGCGGCCTCGCCACCGGCCTCGGCGACGAGGGCGGCTTCGCGCCCAACCTCGAGTCCAACCGCGCCGCCCTCGACCTCATCCTCGAGGCCATCGACAAGGCCGGCTACCAGGCCGGCACCCAGATCGCGCTCGCCCTCGACGTCGCCGCGAGCGAGTTCCACAACGACGATGACGGCACCTACCAGTTCGAGGGCGTCCGCAAGACCTCGGCCGAGATGGTCGACTACTACGCCGACCTGGTCGACTCCTACCCGCTGGTGTCCATCGAGGACCCGCTCAACGAGGAGGACTGGGACGGCTGGAAGGCCATGACCGACCGCCTCGGTGACCGCGTGCAGCTGGTCGGTGACGACCTGTTCGTCACCAACCCGGTGCGCCTGCAGCGGGGCATCGAGACCGGCACCGCCAACGCGTTGCTGGTGAAGGTCAACCAGATCGGCTCGCTCACCGAGACCCTCGACGCCGTCGACCTGGCCCACCGCAGCGGCTACCGCTGCATGATGAGCCACCGTTCGGGCGAGACCGAGGACGTCACCATCGCCGACCTCGCCGTCGCCACCAACTGCGGCCAGATCAAGACCGGTGCTCCGGCGCGGTCCGAGCGGGTGGCCAAGTACAACCAGCTGCTGCGCATCGAGGAGGAGCTCGACGACGCTGCCGTGTATGCCGGCGCCGCCGCCTTCCCGCGCTTCGCGGCCGGGGCCTGA
- a CDS encoding pseudouridine-5'-phosphate glycosidase: protein MTTPHPMLQLTTEVAEALSSGQPVVALESTIISHGMPYPRNVGMALEVEQIIRDGGAVPATIAVLDGVPRIGLTRDELETLATHPDVAKVSLRDLPYVIARKAHGATTVASTMRLAALAGIRVFVTGGLGGVHRGAETSFDISADLTELGQTDVAVVSAGVKSILDIGLTLESLETLGVPVVVVGSDEFPSFYSRESGHAAPMRADGAEDVAAMMWAKWSLGLSGGIAVTNPVPAEDEIPAAEIGVLIDRALAECDERGIHGKDITPFLLGRIVELSDGASLETNIALVRHNARLGAALATAYQSLV, encoded by the coding sequence ATGACCACGCCCCACCCCATGCTCCAGCTCACGACGGAGGTGGCCGAGGCGCTGTCCTCCGGCCAGCCGGTCGTCGCGCTCGAGAGCACGATCATCAGCCACGGGATGCCCTACCCGCGCAACGTCGGGATGGCCCTCGAGGTCGAGCAGATCATCCGCGACGGCGGTGCGGTGCCGGCCACCATCGCGGTGCTCGACGGCGTGCCCCGGATCGGGTTGACCCGCGACGAGCTCGAGACCCTGGCCACCCATCCCGACGTCGCCAAGGTGAGCCTGCGCGACCTGCCCTACGTGATCGCCCGCAAGGCGCACGGGGCGACGACGGTCGCCAGCACGATGCGGCTGGCCGCCCTGGCCGGGATCCGCGTCTTCGTCACCGGCGGCCTCGGCGGCGTCCACCGCGGCGCCGAGACCAGCTTCGACATCTCCGCCGACCTGACCGAGCTCGGCCAGACCGACGTGGCCGTGGTCAGTGCCGGCGTGAAGTCGATCCTCGACATCGGGCTCACCCTCGAGTCGCTGGAGACGCTCGGGGTGCCGGTCGTCGTCGTGGGCTCGGACGAGTTCCCGTCGTTCTACTCCCGCGAGAGCGGTCATGCGGCCCCGATGCGGGCCGACGGCGCCGAGGACGTCGCCGCCATGATGTGGGCGAAGTGGTCGCTCGGCCTCTCCGGTGGCATCGCCGTGACCAACCCGGTGCCGGCCGAGGACGAGATCCCGGCCGCCGAGATCGGCGTGCTGATCGACCGCGCGCTGGCCGAGTGCGACGAACGGGGCATCCACGGCAAGGACATCACCCCGTTCCTGCTGGGCCGGATCGTGGAGCTGTCCGACGGCGCCAGCCTGGAGACCAACATCGCCCTGGTCCGCCACAACGCGCGGCTGGGAGCCGCGCTCGCGACGGCATACCAGTCCCTCGTCTGA
- a CDS encoding carbohydrate kinase — MNLTDRERDIVDLLRSQPLLDAAAIAERVGSTRAAVSVHLSNLTKKGAILGRGYIVRPEDRSVVVVGGANMDIKAHSTHAIELRTSNPGLAMSTPGGVGRNIAENLARLGSPTHLVAPVGSDSFGEEVVAATRAAGVLVDHLIPTDDATGTYLAVLDTDGELVVAVSNMRATDRLTVRQLMASRDLLSHATLLVLDGNIPEAPAAWLLDFAAAVEVPVVIDPVSVAKARPLGHLLSPQRPVLALTPNLDELGSIVGERVAQTRPAIARAARRLHDVGVRTVWVRRGTRGSLLSTLDDRGRATVVTLPAPAVRAVDVTGAGDAMTAAFVHALMRGDGPVEAARFGQMAAALTVASPETVRPDLTPRLVDAELRKAQDAAPPRASGPGTSSRRTSRTTPRTRSTRENA, encoded by the coding sequence ATGAACCTCACCGACCGTGAGCGGGACATCGTCGACCTGCTCCGATCCCAGCCGCTGCTGGATGCCGCCGCGATCGCCGAGCGGGTGGGGTCGACCCGAGCGGCGGTGTCGGTCCACCTCTCGAACCTGACCAAGAAGGGGGCGATCCTGGGGCGCGGCTACATCGTCCGCCCCGAGGACCGCTCGGTCGTCGTCGTCGGCGGCGCGAACATGGACATCAAGGCGCACTCCACCCACGCCATCGAGCTGCGCACCTCGAACCCCGGCCTCGCGATGAGCACTCCCGGCGGCGTGGGGCGCAACATCGCCGAGAACCTCGCCCGCCTCGGCAGCCCGACCCACCTGGTGGCCCCGGTCGGCAGCGACTCGTTCGGCGAGGAGGTCGTCGCGGCCACCCGCGCGGCCGGCGTCCTGGTCGACCACCTGATCCCCACCGACGACGCCACCGGCACCTACCTCGCCGTCCTCGACACCGACGGCGAGCTCGTGGTCGCGGTGTCGAACATGCGCGCCACCGACCGCCTCACCGTGCGGCAGCTGATGGCCTCGCGCGACCTGCTCAGCCACGCGACCCTGCTGGTCCTGGACGGCAACATCCCCGAGGCGCCGGCCGCCTGGCTGCTCGACTTCGCGGCGGCCGTCGAGGTGCCCGTGGTGATCGACCCGGTGAGCGTCGCCAAGGCCCGACCTCTCGGCCACCTGCTGTCGCCACAGCGACCGGTGCTCGCGCTCACCCCCAACCTCGACGAGCTGGGTTCCATCGTCGGCGAGCGGGTGGCCCAGACCCGCCCGGCCATCGCCCGGGCGGCGCGCAGGCTGCACGACGTCGGCGTCCGCACCGTCTGGGTGCGTCGTGGCACCCGGGGGAGCCTGCTCAGCACCCTGGACGACCGGGGCCGGGCCACGGTGGTCACCCTGCCCGCCCCAGCCGTGCGCGCCGTCGACGTCACCGGGGCCGGGGACGCCATGACGGCAGCGTTCGTGCACGCCCTGATGCGGGGCGACGGACCGGTCGAGGCCGCCCGGTTCGGCCAGATGGCCGCCGCCCTCACCGTCGCCAGCCCCGAGACGGTCCGGCCCGACCTCACCCCCCGCTTGGTCGACGCCGAGCTCCGCAAGGCGCAGGACGCCGCCCCGCCGCGCGCCTCGGGTCCCGGCACCTCGAGCCGGCGCACCTCGAGAACCACCCCCCGCACCCGCTCGACCAGGGAGAACGCATGA
- a CDS encoding MazG family protein gives MAGRLTLLVGSPRIAPGLFTRAAWQALDEADAVLARDDSEPLALAVDEAGVPVGHLGDLSAPSLARTLMDRAAGGSLVWVASADGDPGLTDAIASEVSRLGSPPDVEVLVASWDVPGSRLLDLVAVMDRLRSPGGCPWDAEQTHESLVKYLIEESHEAAEAIESGDRDHIREELGDVLLQVVFQARVAQEHGTEPFDVDDVAGAIVEKLVRRHPHVFADGDASTPAEVERAWEQIKADERAAKAAQAPHGGGEDGHQGLLHGIPRSLPSLLAADKVLARWERTGRGALPEGEGYGAELLALLARARADGVDVDAELRRALRALDSH, from the coding sequence GTGGCGGGACGGCTGACCCTGCTGGTCGGCAGCCCGAGGATCGCGCCCGGACTGTTCACCCGCGCTGCCTGGCAGGCGCTCGACGAGGCCGACGCGGTCCTCGCGCGCGACGACTCCGAACCGCTGGCGCTCGCCGTCGACGAGGCGGGTGTGCCGGTGGGTCACCTCGGCGACCTCTCGGCTCCTTCGCTGGCGCGGACCCTGATGGATCGCGCGGCCGGCGGCAGCCTGGTCTGGGTGGCGTCGGCCGACGGCGACCCGGGGTTGACCGACGCCATCGCCTCCGAGGTCTCGCGGCTCGGCAGTCCGCCCGACGTTGAGGTGCTGGTCGCGTCGTGGGACGTGCCCGGCTCGAGGCTCCTCGACCTGGTGGCGGTGATGGACCGGCTGCGCTCGCCCGGTGGTTGTCCCTGGGACGCCGAGCAGACCCACGAGTCGCTGGTGAAGTACCTGATCGAGGAGAGCCACGAGGCGGCCGAGGCGATCGAGTCGGGCGACCGCGACCACATCCGTGAGGAGCTCGGCGACGTGCTGCTCCAGGTGGTCTTCCAGGCGCGGGTGGCCCAGGAGCACGGCACCGAGCCGTTCGACGTGGACGACGTCGCCGGCGCCATCGTCGAGAAGCTGGTCCGCCGGCACCCTCACGTCTTCGCCGACGGCGACGCCTCCACGCCCGCCGAGGTCGAGCGGGCCTGGGAGCAGATCAAGGCCGACGAGCGCGCGGCCAAGGCTGCGCAGGCTCCCCACGGCGGTGGCGAGGACGGGCACCAGGGCCTGCTGCACGGCATACCGAGGTCGTTGCCCAGCCTGCTCGCCGCCGACAAGGTGCTGGCCCGCTGGGAACGCACCGGTCGTGGCGCGCTCCCCGAGGGGGAGGGGTATGGCGCGGAGCTCCTCGCGCTGCTGGCGCGGGCTCGCGCTGACGGCGTCGACGTCGACGCCGAGCTGCGGCGCGCGCTGCGGGCCCTCGACTCGCACTGA
- a CDS encoding SurA N-terminal domain-containing protein yields MKAASILRGSIVAAAAAGVLVVSGCATADTAAVVNGHRITEQEVQEATSQITKAYPDSSLNSANALSSLVMAGFINEVADESGKGLSDSAAKAAITEIEDPSAATLELVKSSLASQQLTTEEQGKVVGLARQAKVTMNPRYGTFDAKNVRFDASKPNWIADEPAVPATQAPTTPAG; encoded by the coding sequence GTGAAGGCAGCCAGCATCCTGCGTGGGTCGATCGTGGCGGCCGCCGCCGCGGGTGTGCTGGTCGTGTCCGGCTGCGCCACCGCCGACACCGCCGCCGTCGTCAACGGCCACCGGATCACCGAGCAGGAGGTGCAGGAGGCGACCAGCCAGATCACCAAGGCCTACCCCGACTCCTCGCTCAACAGCGCGAACGCCCTGTCCAGCCTGGTGATGGCCGGCTTCATCAACGAGGTCGCCGACGAGTCCGGCAAGGGCCTGTCGGACTCGGCCGCCAAGGCCGCGATCACCGAGATCGAGGACCCGTCGGCCGCCACCCTCGAGCTGGTCAAGTCGAGTCTGGCCTCGCAACAGCTCACCACCGAGGAGCAGGGCAAGGTGGTCGGGCTCGCGCGCCAGGCGAAGGTCACCATGAACCCCCGCTACGGCACCTTCGACGCCAAGAACGTCCGCTTCGACGCCAGCAAGCCGAACTGGATCGCGGACGAGCCGGCGGTCCCCGCCACCCAGGCGCCCACCACTCCCGCGGGCTGA